One Capsicum annuum cultivar UCD-10X-F1 chromosome 2, UCD10Xv1.1, whole genome shotgun sequence genomic window carries:
- the LOC107860717 gene encoding cystinosin homolog isoform X1, giving the protein MASWNSVPLEVLYNILGWVAFVSWSISFYPQVILNFRRKSVVGLNFDFVVLNLTKHSSYLIYNASMFFSSAVQRQYHSRYGSNEMIPVAANDVAFSAHAVLLTAFTLFQISIYDRGNQKVSKIALAIVSVSWLSVAVCVFVGIPKHSWLWIVSCFNALQVAMTVTKYIPQAVMNFRRKSTIGFSIGNILLDLFGGLTNYGQMAVQSIDQNSWVNFYGNIGKTMLSLVSIFFDILFIVQHYVLYPSRKEVVSPNLDVEEPKGH; this is encoded by the exons ATGGCTTCGTGGAATTCAGTTCCGCTGGAAGTGTTGTACAATATTTTGGGATGGGTAGCGTTCGTCTCATGGTCCATCAGCTTTTATCCTCAAGTCATTTTGAATTTTCGTAGGAAAAg tgtggTGGGATTGAATTTCGATTTTGTGGTGTTGAATTTGACGAAGCACTCTTCGTATCTCATCTACAATGCTTCCATGTTCTTCAGTAGCGCTGTTCAGAGGCAATACCACAGTCGATATGGATCTAACGAG ATGATACCAGTAGCTGCCAATGATGTGGCTTTCTCTGCTCATGCTGTTCTTTTAACAGCCTTTACCTTGTTTCAGATTTCTATTTATGAT CGCGGAAATCAGAAGGTTTCGAAAATTGCTTTAGCAATTGTATCCGTTTCTTGGTTAAGTGTTGCAGTTTGTGTGTTTGTTGGTATCCCTAAGCATTCTTGGCTATGGATAGTGTCTTGCTTCAA TGCATTGCAGGTTGCTATGACAGTAACCAAGTACATTCCCCAG GCTGTAATGAACTTCCGGCGAAAGAGCACTATCGGTTTTAGTATTGGCAACATTTTGCTAGATTTGTTTGGAGGATTAACGAATTATGGGCAGATGGCAGTGCAATCTATAGATCAAA ATTCTTGGGTGAACTTTTATGGAAACATCGGCAAGACTATGTTGTCATTG GTGTCGATATTCTTTGACATTCTCTTCATTGTGCAACATTATGTGCTATATCCTTCGAGGAAAGAAGTTGTTTCTCCTAATTTAGATGTG GAAGAACCAAAAGGACATTGA
- the LOC107860717 gene encoding cystinosin homolog isoform X2 — protein MASWNSVPLEVLYNILGWVAFVSWSISFYPQVILNFRRKSSAVQRQYHSRYGSNEMIPVAANDVAFSAHAVLLTAFTLFQISIYDRGNQKVSKIALAIVSVSWLSVAVCVFVGIPKHSWLWIVSCFNALQVAMTVTKYIPQAVMNFRRKSTIGFSIGNILLDLFGGLTNYGQMAVQSIDQNSWVNFYGNIGKTMLSLVSIFFDILFIVQHYVLYPSRKEVVSPNLDVEEPKGH, from the exons ATGGCTTCGTGGAATTCAGTTCCGCTGGAAGTGTTGTACAATATTTTGGGATGGGTAGCGTTCGTCTCATGGTCCATCAGCTTTTATCCTCAAGTCATTTTGAATTTTCGTAGGAAAAg TAGCGCTGTTCAGAGGCAATACCACAGTCGATATGGATCTAACGAG ATGATACCAGTAGCTGCCAATGATGTGGCTTTCTCTGCTCATGCTGTTCTTTTAACAGCCTTTACCTTGTTTCAGATTTCTATTTATGAT CGCGGAAATCAGAAGGTTTCGAAAATTGCTTTAGCAATTGTATCCGTTTCTTGGTTAAGTGTTGCAGTTTGTGTGTTTGTTGGTATCCCTAAGCATTCTTGGCTATGGATAGTGTCTTGCTTCAA TGCATTGCAGGTTGCTATGACAGTAACCAAGTACATTCCCCAG GCTGTAATGAACTTCCGGCGAAAGAGCACTATCGGTTTTAGTATTGGCAACATTTTGCTAGATTTGTTTGGAGGATTAACGAATTATGGGCAGATGGCAGTGCAATCTATAGATCAAA ATTCTTGGGTGAACTTTTATGGAAACATCGGCAAGACTATGTTGTCATTG GTGTCGATATTCTTTGACATTCTCTTCATTGTGCAACATTATGTGCTATATCCTTCGAGGAAAGAAGTTGTTTCTCCTAATTTAGATGTG GAAGAACCAAAAGGACATTGA
- the LOC107860718 gene encoding uncharacterized protein LOC107860718, translated as MRREGRQHGMVRTFPVLPSPWNPKPEPRYIKKSNSPPTAGLFTKVPSKPNNHSKFTGKCGRPRCTSCHIHPAGKSKDKTKGTYKLKGRDDVVSLVTWRVVDAKPGLNFSGFSATGILDHLDNYDEHGIYYDVFDEGNGDEDLVVDPDCSPMNSVEIEEIGDGDDDDEEKMSFCEVGFVWENVEDDGDWCVVEGI; from the coding sequence ATGAGGAGAGAAGGTCGCCAGCACGGTATGGTTCGTACTTTTCCAGTTTTACCCTCCCCATGGAACCCAAAACCCGAGCCCAGGTACATCAAAAAGTCCAATTCACCGCCAACCGCTGGGCTTTTCACGAAGGTTCCATCTAAGCCCAATAACCATTCCAAGTTCACCGGCAAGTGCGGTAGGCCCAGATGCACCAGCTGCCATATTCATCCTGCTGGAAAATCCAAGGACAAAACTAAGGGCACATACAAGTTAAAGGGACGTGACGACGTCGTATCATTGGTTACATGGAGGGTTGTTGATGCTAAACCTGGGTTGAATTTTTCGGGGTTTTCGGCTACTGGGATTTTGGATCATTTGGATAATTACGATGAGCATGGAATTTACTATGATGTCTTTGATGAAGGTAACGGCGATGAGGATTTGGTAGTTGACCCCGATTGTTCGCCGATGAACAGCGTTGAAATTGAGGAGattggtgatggtgatgatgatgatgaagagaaaATGAGTTTCTGTGAGGTGGGATTTGTGtgggaaaatgttgaagatgaCGGAGATTGGTGTGTGGTTGAAGGAATCTAA